In Bacillus thuringiensis, the DNA window TATTCTCTAATATTGTCACCATTAATCCCTTTTCAGTTAATTTAGTTTGAAAAGAAGAGGATAATTGTTTCTCATTAATATATTGATCAATCTTTTTTTGTAATGCTTTCAATTCATCCATCTCTTTTTTTTCTTTTTCTCTAGCTTCTTCTTGTTTTTTGGCTTGTTCTGTCTCAAGGCTACCGGCTGATAATTCTTTCTCATCATTTGGCTTTTGATCACTTAAAAATTCTTTGTTACCTGTCCCACCAGCTAGTTCACTTCGAAAAGCAACAGCCATCTGTTTAAACTTCGCAGCATCTATACTACTCATCGCAAATAAAACGATGAACAATGCAAATAACAACGTTAACATATCAGAATAAGGGATTAACCAAGTTTCATCGATATGTTCATCATGCTTTTTTTTCTTACTTCTTCTATTTTTTTTACTCCGCATTTTTTTCTGCCCCTTTTTCAAGCTTTTTACGCTCGGTTGCAGAAAGTGCACCTAAAATGCGGTTCTTCATAATAAACGGATATGTACCTTCTTGTAACATTAATAAACAATCAATAATTAAACGTTTTTTCTCTAATTCAGCTGCAGATTTTTGCTTTAATTTATTTGCAAATGGATGCCATAATACATAGCCTGAAAAAATACCAAAAATCGTTGCAATAAACGCACCCGAAATAGCGTGACCTAACTTTTCAATGTCAGTTAAATTACCAAGTGCAGCTACAAGACCAATAACAGCACCTAAAACCCCTAATGTCGGTGCATATGTACCAGCTTGAGAAAAAATTGCCGCTCCTTTTGCATGCCTTTCTTCAATTGCTTCTAATTCAGCTTCTAAAATCTGCTCTAAATCTTCTGCGGATACGCCATCAATCACAAATTTCATACCACGCAAAAGAAATTCATCTTGAATTTTGTCTAATTGTTGCTCTAAAGACAAAATACCGTATTTTCTACTTTCTGATGTCCAATGAACAAATAATTCTAGCAACTGTTCATAACTTAAATCCTTTTTATTTGAACCAAAAAGAACTTTAAATAATTTTGGAACCCTTTTTAGTTGATTCATCGGAAATGCTATACATACTGCAGCAAATGTACCGATAAAAATAATTAATGCTGCGGCAGGATTCAATAAGGCATTTACGTCAGCGCCCTTGACGACCATCCCTACTACCACCGCTACAAATCCTAAAATAAGTCCAATAATTGTTGCAAAATCCATTCCCATTCACTCCTAGTCTATACAAGAAGTTCTTTATTCTCGATAATCGCTACATCTTCTTATGTATATATATTACATAAAAAATTCATTTCATGAAAGATAAGAAATGAATTAAATGAAAAAATACTACAATTTCACACATTTTCTGACATTTTCTTTGCATTTCTATTACGTTACGACTCTTATATTTCTTTTTCAACAAACTAGACTTATAATAAAAACAATACATATTTTATTAAGAAAGGACTGTGATTACAAGGCACCATGAAAAAGATAATCATTATTTCTGCCACTACTATTGTAATCGGTATCACTTCTTTCGTTTACTTTAGTTCTAAATCACCACTACAAAATGAGGCGAAAGCTGTAGAAAGTCAACAACATAGTAATCACCAAAAAGAAGAGATTCCTGCTTTTCCAAAAGCTGATCATAATGCAAAGAAGCTAGACAATGATTTTTCCGTTGTAACAAATCCAGAGTCTAATCTTGTCTTAGTTAATAAACATCGAAAACTACCAGAC includes these proteins:
- the motB gene encoding flagellar motor protein MotB, with translation MRSKKNRRSKKKKHDEHIDETWLIPYSDMLTLLFALFIVLFAMSSIDAAKFKQMAVAFRSELAGGTGNKEFLSDQKPNDEKELSAGSLETEQAKKQEEAREKEKKEMDELKALQKKIDQYINEKQLSSSFQTKLTEKGLMVTILENILFDSGKADVKLESLGIAKEMSTLLVSASPREITVSGHTDTVPIANAQFASNWELSTQRAVNFMQALLQNKELQPEKFSAIGYGEYRSIAPNDTQEGKAKNRRVEVFILPLTEKTK
- the motA gene encoding flagellar motor stator protein MotA, with amino-acid sequence MDFATIIGLILGFVAVVVGMVVKGADVNALLNPAAALIIFIGTFAAVCIAFPMNQLKRVPKLFKVLFGSNKKDLSYEQLLELFVHWTSESRKYGILSLEQQLDKIQDEFLLRGMKFVIDGVSAEDLEQILEAELEAIEERHAKGAAIFSQAGTYAPTLGVLGAVIGLVAALGNLTDIEKLGHAISGAFIATIFGIFSGYVLWHPFANKLKQKSAAELEKKRLIIDCLLMLQEGTYPFIMKNRILGALSATERKKLEKGAEKNAE